One Brassica napus cultivar Da-Ae chromosome A1, Da-Ae, whole genome shotgun sequence genomic region harbors:
- the LOC106389913 gene encoding formamidase, translating into MAPATPRVVVKVDLKKRPWEQEQPLHNRWHPEIQPVGEVKAGEFFRVEMVDWTGGAVKDDDSAEDIKSLDLSTVHYLSGPIKVVDEEGVAAKPGDLLAVEICNLGPLPGDEWGFTASFDRENGGGFLTDHFPCATKAIWYFEGIYAYSPQIPGVRFPGLTHPGIIGTAPSKELLRIWNERERQLEESGLSSLTLCEVVHQRPLANLPIAKGCLLGNMEEGTPEWERIAKEAARTIPGRENGGNCDIKNLSRGSKIYLPVFVEGANLSTGDMHFSQGDGEISFCGAIEMSGFLELKCEIIRNGMKEYLTPMGPTPLHVNPIFEIGPVEPRFSEWLVFEGISVDETGRQHYLDATVAYKRAVLNAIDYLFKFGYSKEQVYLLLSCCPCEGRISGIVDSPNALATLAIPTSIFDQDIRPKTQKVPAGPRIVRKPDVMKSTYDGKLETTRNPSSSSYS; encoded by the exons ATGGCTCCTGCAACTCCGAGAGTGGTGGTGAAAGTGGATTTGAAGAAGAGGCCATGGGAGCAGGAACAGCCTCTGCATAACAGATGGCATCCTGAGATACAACCAGTTGGTGAGGTCAAGGCTGGTGAGTTCTTTAGAGTGGAAATGGTTGACTGGACTGGAGGTGCAGTCAAAGATGATGACTCTGCTGAGGATATTAAGAGCTTAGACCTCTCCACT GTTCATTACCTAAGTGGACCGATCAAAGTTGTGGATGAGGAAGGTGTTGCAGCAAAGCCAGGTGATCTTCTTGCTGTTGAGATATGCAACTTAGGTCCATTACCAGGAGATGAGTGGGGCTTCACAGCTTCGTTTGATAGAGAGAACGGTGGCGGTTTCTTGACTGATCATTTCCCTTGTGCCACCAAAGCTATTTGGTACTTTGAAGGGATCTATGCCTACTCTCCTCAGATTCCTG GAGTAAGGTTTCCAGGTTTGACACACCCAGGCATCATTGGCACTGCACCATCAAAAGAACTTTTGAGAATATGGAATGAAAGGGAGAGACAATTAGAAGAAAGTGGTCTCAGTTCCCTAACACTATGTGAGGTTGTGCATCAACGCCCACTTGCAAACCTACCAATAGCTAAAGGATGTCTCCTAGGGaac ATGGAAGAGGGGACACCGGAATGGGAAAGGATTGCAAAGGAGGCTGCGAGAACAATCCCAGGAAGAGAAAACGGAGGAAACTGTGACATAAAGAACCTAAGCAGAGGCTCTAAAATATATCTTCCAGTGTTTGTGGAAGGAGCTAACTTAAGCACTGGTGACATGCATTTCTCTCAAGGTGATGGTGAGATCTCTTTCTGCGGAGCCATTGAGATGAGTGGATTCCTAGAACTCAA GTGTGAAATCATAAGAAACGGGATGAAGGAGTACCTTACACCAATGGGACCTACGCCTCTCCACGTGAACCCGATATTCGAGATAGGTCCAGTGGAACCAAGATTCTCAGAGTGGCTGGTCTTTGAGGGTATCAGTGTAGATGAGACAGGGAGACAGCATTACCTTGACGCAACAGTTGCTTACAAAAGAGCGGTTCTCAATGCTATAGACTATCTATTCAAGTTTGGTTACTCAAAAGAACAG GTATACCTGTTACTCTCATGTTGCCCATGTGAAGGGAGAATATCTGGGATAGTCGATTCTCCAAACGCACTTGCTACACTTGCAATACCCACATCCATCTTTGATCAG GATATACGGCCAAAGACTCAAAAGGTTCCAGCAGGACCTCGGATAGTGAGAAAGCCAGACGTTATGAAGAGTACATATGATGGCAAACTTGAAACTACAAGGAATCCAAGTTCTTCGTCTTATAGCTAA
- the LOC106388147 gene encoding probable N-acetyltransferase HLS1 — translation MTVVREYDPSRDLAGVEDVERRCEVGPSGKLSLFTDLLGDPISRIRHSPSFLMLVAETGTEEKEIVGMIRGCIKTVTCGKKLDLNHKSQNDTVKPLYTKLAYVLGLRVSPSHRRQGIGFKLVKMMEAWFMQNGAEYSYIATENENQASVNLFTGKCGYSEFRKPSILVNPVYAHKVNVSRRVTVIKLDPVDAESLYRLRFSTTEFFPRDIDSVLNNKLSLGTFVAVPRGSCYGSGSGSWPGSSKFLEYPPESWAVLSVWNCKDSFRLEVRGASLWRRVVAKTTRVVDKTLPFLKLPSIPSVFKPFGLHFMYGIGGEGPRAAKMVKSLCGHAHNLAKRGGCGVLATEVAGEEPLQRGIPHWKVLSCQEDLWCIKRLGDDYIDGALGDWTKSPPGASIFVDPREF, via the exons ATGACGGTGGTTAGAGAATACGACCCGAGCAGAGACTTAGCCGGTGTGGAGGATGTGGAGCGACGGTGCGAGGTCGGTCCAAGCGGCAAGCTTTCTCTCTTCACCGACCTTTTGGGTGACCCGATTAGTAGGATCCGACATTCACCTTCTTTTCTTATGTTG GTGGCTGAGACTGGTACGGAGGAGAAGGAGATAGTGGGCATGATTAGAGGTTGTATCAAAACCGTTACATGTGGCAAAAAACTCGATTTAAATCATAAGTCCCAAAACGACACCGTTAAGCCTCTTTACACTAAACTCGCCTACGTTTTGGGGCTCCGCGTCTCTCCTTCTCATAG GAGGCAAGGGATAGGGTTTAAGCTCGTGAAGATGATGGAAGCATGGTTCATGCAGAACGGTGCAGAGTATTCGTATATAGCGACTGAAAACGAGAACCAAGCTTCGGTTAACCTCTTCACCGGAAAATGCGGTTACTCCGAGTTTCGTAAACCGTCGATTTTGGTCAATCCGGTTTACGCTCACAAAGTAAACGTCTCGCGTCGTGTCACAGTCATTAAATTGGACCCGGTCGATGCAGAGTCGTTGTACCGACTCCGGTTCAGCACAACAGAGTTTTTCCCGCGTGATATTGATTCGGTGCTGAATAACAAACTCTCTCTGGGGACTTTCGTTGCGGTCCCACGTGGCAGCTGTTACGGATCCGGGTCTGGATCATGGCCCGGTTCGTCTAAGTTCCTCGAGTACCCGCCCGAGTCATGGGCTGTTTTAAGCGTTTGGAACTGCAAAGACTCGTTCCGGTTAGAGGTTCGTGGTGCGTCGCTGTGGAGGCGTGTGGTGGCTAAAACGACTCGCGTGGTTGATAAAACGCTGCCGTTTTTGAAACTCCCTTCGATACCTTCGGTTTTTAAACCGTTTGGGCTTCATTTCATGTACGGGATTGGAGGGGAAGGTCCACGTGCGGCAAAGATGGTGAAGTCTCTGTGCGGACACGCGCACAATCTGGCCAAGAGAGGAGGTTGCGGCGTTTTGGCGACGGAAGTCGCCGGAGAAGAGCCGCTGCAGCGAGGGATACCACACTGGAAAGTGTTATCGTGCCAAGAGGATCTTTGGTGCATTAAACGACTTGGAGATGACTACATTGACGGCGCTCTTGGTGATTGGACCAAATCGCCACCCGGCGCTTCTATTTTTGTGGACCCTAGGGAATTTTAA